A window of the Gossypium hirsutum isolate 1008001.06 chromosome A05, Gossypium_hirsutum_v2.1, whole genome shotgun sequence genome harbors these coding sequences:
- the LOC107913944 gene encoding uncharacterized protein isoform X1 — translation MAEVVTEQWVQIQHLEQLLQIAKMRALQAQKQRNMRCTFLKFIDGISGRHLPKLFKALDAYSLGKGPIIRYYVSQALQQLKRFYSAIRRFHPENLACFTIGVKFLPSVSFVLIRGSSLQLQAFIKEEMQRNELTAAFVNDELVFFLASAFITFPVLGAWMLLLT, via the exons ATGGCAGAAGTTGTTACAGAACAATGGGTTCAAATTCAACATCTTGAGCAGTTACTTCAAATTGCTAAA ATGAGGGCATTGCAAGCTCAAAAGCAAAGGAATATGAGATGCACATTCTTAAAG TTCATAGATGGCATTTCTGGAAGACATCTACCGAAGCTGTTCAAGGCCTTGGATGCTTATTCATTGGGAAAAGGACCTATCATAAGATACTATGTGTCTCAAGCTCTGCAACAATTGAAAAGATTTTACTCAGCTATTAGAAGGTTTCACCCTGAG AATTTGGCCTGCTTTACAATTGGAGTTAAATTTCTTCCATCTGTCTCCTTTGTGCTCATCAGAGGTTCCAGTTTACAA TTGCAAGCTTTCATCAAAGAGGAGATGCAAAGAAATGAACTTACTGCTGCTTTTGTCAATGATGAACTGGTATTCTTTCTG GCTTCTGCTTTCATTACCTTCCCTGTACTGGGTGCTTGGATGCTGCTTTTAACATAG
- the LOC107913944 gene encoding uncharacterized protein isoform X3: MAEVVTEQWVQIQHLEQLLQIAKMRALQAQKQRNMRCTFLKFIDGISGRHLPKLFKALDAYSLGKGPIIRYYVSQALQQLKRFYSAIRRFHPELQAFIKEEMQRNELTAAFVNDELVFFLASAFITFPVLGAWMLLLT; this comes from the exons ATGGCAGAAGTTGTTACAGAACAATGGGTTCAAATTCAACATCTTGAGCAGTTACTTCAAATTGCTAAA ATGAGGGCATTGCAAGCTCAAAAGCAAAGGAATATGAGATGCACATTCTTAAAG TTCATAGATGGCATTTCTGGAAGACATCTACCGAAGCTGTTCAAGGCCTTGGATGCTTATTCATTGGGAAAAGGACCTATCATAAGATACTATGTGTCTCAAGCTCTGCAACAATTGAAAAGATTTTACTCAGCTATTAGAAGGTTTCACCCTGAG TTGCAAGCTTTCATCAAAGAGGAGATGCAAAGAAATGAACTTACTGCTGCTTTTGTCAATGATGAACTGGTATTCTTTCTG GCTTCTGCTTTCATTACCTTCCCTGTACTGGGTGCTTGGATGCTGCTTTTAACATAG
- the LOC107913944 gene encoding uncharacterized protein isoform X2: MEESTWEQKLQALTHILTSPTTSPPLHSQLFISTQIPCFLNWDFPPILCNKPNSHTFPSLHLKWGISLFLKRVSRLGVPETSWRSKCPYYQPPPLILAKGVDEAQWVDAQKREYVRKRLRRKRLESHVHPLIPILIPDLLLFSLLWFNPFPLNDS, encoded by the coding sequence atggaagaGTCGACATGGGAGCAAAAGCTCCAGGCTCTAACCCACATCCTAACAAGCCCCACAACCTCACCGCCTCTCCACTCTCAACTCTTCATCTCCACACAAATCCCATGTTTCCTCAACTGGGATTTCCCTCCAATTCTCTGCAATAAACCCAACTCCCATACCTTCCCATCCCTCCACCTGAAATGGGGAATCTCTCTTTTCCTCAAAAGGGTCTCAAGATTGGGTGTCCCCGAAACTTCCTGGAGGTCCAAGTGCCCGTACTATCAGCCCCCACCACTGATTCTGGCCAAGGGAGTGGATGAAGCACAATGGGTCGATGCGCAAAAGCGAGAGTATGTTAGGAAGAGGCTGAGAAGGAAACGCCTAGAAAGCCATGTCCACCCTTTAATTCCGATTTTGATTCCCGATTTATTATTGTTCTCCCTGCTCTGGTTCAATCCATTTCCCCTTAATGATTCCTGA
- the LOC107913945 gene encoding protein E6 precursor produces the protein MASSPKLFSMSILFLFALFSMQIHAREYFSKFPRVNINEKETTTREQKHETFVPQTTQKPEEQEPRFIPETQNGYGLYGHESGSGSGSGSGSSRPSFTTKETYEPYVTPVRFHPDEPYNSIPESSNNKDTYYYNKNAYESTKQQNLGEAIFTEKGWSTKENQNNNYYNGNNGYNNGEKQGMSDTRYLENGKYYYDVKSENNYYPNRFDNSRGVASRNEFNENRYNNMGRYHQNQEEFEESEEEFEP, from the coding sequence ATGGCTTCCTCACCAAAACTCTTCTCTATGTCTATCCTCTTCCTTTTTGCCCTCTTCTCCATGCAAATCCATGCTAGAGAGTACTTCAGCAAATTCCCAAGAGTTAACATCAATGAGAAAGAGACAACAACCAGAGAGCAAAAGCACGAGACCTTCGTTCCCCAGACCACCCAAAAGCCAGAAGAACAAGAGCCAAGGTTCATTCCTGAAACCCAAAATGGTTATGGCCTTTACGGCCACGAGTCAGGCTCAGGCTCAGGCTCAGGCTCAGGCTCAAGCCGGCCCAGTTTCACCACCAAAGAAACCTATGAACCCTATGTCACCCCTGTTAGATTCCACCCTGATGAGCCCTATAACAGCATCCCCGAATCCTCCAACAATAAAGACACTTACTACTACAACAAGAATGCCTACGAGTCCACTAAGCAGCAAAACTTGGGCGAGGCCATTTTCACCGAGAAAGGATGGAGCACCAAGGAAAACCAGAACAACAACTACTACAACGGCAACAATGGTTACAACAATGGCGAGAAGCAAGGCATGAGCGATACTAGGTACTTGGAGAATGGAAAGTACTACTATGACGTCAAGAGTGAGAACAACTATTATCCAAACCGGTTCGACAACTCAAGAGGAGTTGCTTCGAGGAACGAGTTCAATGAGAATCGTTACAACAACATGGGAAGGTACCACCAGAACCAAGAGGAGTTCGAGGAAAGCGAGGAAGAGTTCGAACCCTGA
- the LOC107913948 gene encoding uncharacterized protein, with the protein MAAENHETSNGWPLGLQIMNMRLGLQQRLQAAAPAVEPYFLHIPSSSFSSFSSSNLDTESSASFFQDNSVSLGKLIGYGPGERESLYLQNSIHTDQSCRLPVRGACNCKNKGRSADASHSQGICIPLLLGALLKITGNKIKSRRLE; encoded by the exons ATGGCTGCTGAG AATCATGAAACGTCCAATGGTTGGCCACTTGGGCTACAGATAATGAATATGAGGCTTGGGTTACAACAAAGGTTACAGGCTGCGGCTCCAGCTGTGGAACCATACTTTTTGCACATTCCCTCTAGCAGTTTTTCCTCATTCTCCTCTTCCAACCTTGACACCGAG TCCTCAGCATCATTTTTCCAAGATAACAGCGTATCCCTGGGGAAGCTAATTGGATATGGACCAGGTGAAAGAGAATCGTTGTATTTACAGAACTCAATCCATACTGATCAAAGCTGTAGGCTACCTGTAAGAGGTGCCTGCAACTGCAAGAATAAAGGACGCAGTGCAGATGCGTCTCACTCTCAGGGGATTTGTATTCCTCTCCTACTTGGAGCTCTACTAAAGATTACCGGAAACAAGATCAAGTCAAGGCGATTGGAATGA
- the LOC107913947 gene encoding uncharacterized protein At4g28440, with protein MATTGQPKRQGQQQQQQQQQQNKTTEKRKPVFVKVDQLKPGTKGHTLVAKVLSSNMVLQKGRAASRNLRQTRISECLVGDETGTVLFTARNEQVDLMKPDDTVILRNAKIDMFKGSMRLAVDKWGRIEVTDPAKFVVKEDNNLSLVEYELVSVLENDEIAET; from the exons ATGGCGACGACAGGGCAGCCAAAACGACaaggacaacagcagcagcagcagcagcaacaacaaaATAAAACGACGGAGAAGAGAAAGCCAGTGTTTGTGAAAGTAGATCAGCTAAAACCAGGGACCAAAGGCCACACCTTAGTCGCCAAGGTATTGTCCTCTAACATGGTCCTTCAAAAGGGTCGAGCCGCTTCTCGAAATCTCCGCCAAACCCGCATCTCTGAGTGCCTTGTTGGAGACGAGACCGGCACTGTCCTCTTCACTGCTCGTAATGAACAAG TTGACTTGATGAAGCCCGATGACACTGTAATTCTTCGTAATGCGAAGATTGATATGTTTAAGGGTTCTATGAGGCTGGCTGTCGACAAATGGGGCCGCATCGAGGTCACTGACCCTGCCAAATTTGTTGTTAAAGAGGATAACAATCTATCTCTTGTCGAGTATGAGTTGGTTAGTGTGCTTGAAAATGACGAGATTGCTGAGACCTAA
- the LOC107913946 gene encoding MACPF domain-containing protein NSL1 yields the protein MPGNLYQMDPQSAAEKAVSVIGFGFDLCRDVRLSACLPGPSGSRLIELDSAATRDLVFPDGVVVKDVPNSIKYDKGERTRFRSDVLSFSQMSEKFNRDLSLSGKIPSGLFNAMFEFKGCWQKDACAAKGLAYDGWFLTLYNVELERTNITLSERVKQEVPTTWDPAAIAEFIEKYGTHVVVGVKMGGKDVIHVKQLQNSNLQPNEVQKTLKQLADERFSENIGTSPFSEKPKGEHYIPGQLHQGVLAGSMRPPVVTCSKNNDIMNIYIRRGGIDFGQSHSQWLSTISQSPNVISMSLVPITSLLSCARGNGFLSHAVNLYLRYKPPIEELHVFLEFQIPRQWAPVYSDLPLGLKHRKQSSPSLQFTFMGPKLYVNTARVDTGKRPVTGIRLYLEGKKSDHLAIHLQHLSTLPTILPLSDDHSYESIDEPERGYLEPVKWSIFSHVCTAPVHYNGTHFECTAPIVTKAWFEVKVVGMRKVLFLRLGFSMVASARLRRSEWDGPSTLSRKSGMFSMLISTRFSSGLNPNEKPTKVDLNSAVFPGGPPSPTKAPKMTNFVDTKEIVRGPQDTPGYWVVTGAKLCVEGGRISIKAKYSLLTVISEESLMLM from the exons ATGCCCGGGAATCTCTATCAAATGGACCCGCAATCGGCGGCTGAAAAGGCCGTTTCAGTTATCGGTTTCGGATTCGACTTGTGCAGGGATGTCAGGCTATCCGCCTGCCTGCCTGGCCCTTCTGGCTCCAGATTGATCGAACTTGACTCAGCAGCGACTCGGGACCTGGTTTTTCCTGATGGAGTTGTTGTAAAAGATGTCCCCAATTCGATTAAATATGATAAAGGCGAGCGTACCAGGTTTCGTTCTGATGTTCTTTCTTTTAGTCAG ATGTCAGAGAAGTTCAATCGGGATCTATCATTATCCGGCAAGATTCCTTCCGGCTTATTCAATGCCATGTTCGAGTTCAAAGGCTGCTGGCAGAAGGATGCCTGTGCCGCAAAAGGTCTTGCCTATGATGGTTGGTTCTTAACACTGTACAATGTTGAGTTGGAAAGAACAAACATAACTTTGTCCGAGCGTGTGAAACAAGAGGTGCCTACTACATGGGACCCTGCTGCCATTGCTGA GTTCATTGAAAAATATGGTACTCACGTTGTTGTTGGGGTTAAAATGGGAGGTAAAGATGTTATACATGTAAAACAATTACAAAATTCAAATCTTCAGCCCAATGAAGTGCAGAAAACTTTAAAGCAATTAGCTGATGAGAGATTTTCAGAAAATATAGGAACTTCTCCATTCTCGGAAAAACCAAAG GGAGAGCATTATATTCCCGGGCAACTTCATCAAGGGGTGCTCGCTGGATCAATGAGGCCACCTGTTGTCACTTGCTCAAAGAATAAT GACATTATGAATATCTATATTCGTAGGGGAGGCATTGATTTCGGTCAAAGTCATAGCCAGTGGCTGTCAACAATATCGCAGTCACCGAATGTGATATCAATGTCCCTTGTGCCTATTACTTCTCTACTGAGCTGTGCCCGGGGAAATGGATTTTTAAGCCATGCAGTGAACTTGTACCTACGAT ATAAACCACCGATAGAGGAACTCCATGTATTTCTCGAATTTCAAATACCTCGACAATGGGCTCCCGTGTACAGTGATCTGCCTCTTGGTCTCAAGCACAGAAAACAATCATCCCCATCACTTCAGTTCACTTTTATGGGGCCTAAGCTTTATGTTAATACTGCACGG GTTGATACTGGAAAACGACCGGTGACAGGAATACGCCTATATTTGGAGGGTAAGAAGAGTGACCATCTAGCAATCCATCTCCAGCATCTCTCAACCCTCCCTACAATCCTCCCGCTCTCAGATGATCACAGCTATGAGTCGATCGATGAGCCCGAACGTGGGTATTTGGAACCTGTCAAGTGGAGCATATTCTCGCATGTATGCACTGCCCCTGTACACTACAACGGAACCCACTTTGAATGTACTGCTCCTATCGTGACCAAAGCTTGGTTCGAGGTGAAGGTTGTTGGGATGAGGAAAGTTCTGTTCCTGAGGCTTGGGTTCTCCATGGTGGCCTCTGCTAGGCTTCGTAGATCAGAATGGGATGGACCCTCAACATTGTCACGGAAATCTGGAATGTTCTCAATGTTGATCAGCACGAGGTTCAGTTCAGGACTGAATCCAAATGAGAAGCCGACCAAAGTGGACTTAAATTCAGCAGTTTTTCCAGGTGGTCCACCTTCACCAACCAAAGCACCCAAAATGACAAACTTCGTGGACACAAAGGAGATAGTTAGAGGACCTCAGGATACACCTGGATATTGGGTGGTAACTGGAGCCAAACTCTGTGTAGAAGGTGGCAGAATTTCGatcaaagctaagtattcattgCTAACAGTTATTTCAGAAGAAAGTCTGATGTTGATGTGA
- the LOC107913949 gene encoding mitochondrial arginine transporter BAC1 isoform X2, giving the protein MVMEDSRKPSGYKEYVAGLFAGVATVVVGHPFDTVKVKLQKHNTNVQGITYRNGFHCTARILATEGGGVQSSRPRPQVIIPSAAFAGAIISFVLCPSELVKCRMQIQGTDSLVPKCSGYSSSLDCALKTIKSDGVTGAFRGGSTTFLRESIGNAVFFSVYEYVRYYMHLQLKSGSSDHNNLVDMGIGILSGGLGGVAFWSTVLPLDVAKTIIQTAPDKSSPTNPFQVLNSIYRMSGLRGCYTGLGPTILRAFPANAAAIVTWEIAMKFLGIKNN; this is encoded by the exons ATGGTCATGGAAGACAGTCGCAAACCTTCCGGTTACAAAGAGTACGTCGCGGGCTTGTTCGCCGGTGTTGCGACTGTGGTCGTCGGTCACCCCTTCGATACTGTCAAG GTTAAGTTGCAGAAACACAATACTAATGTGCAGGGGATTACATATAGGAATGGCTTCCATTGCACTGCTAGGATACTCGCAACTGAAGGG GGAGGAGTTCAGAGTAGCAGGCCCCGGCCCCAAGTAATAATTCCTTCTGCTGCTTTCGCTGGAGCTATTATCAGTTTTGTTCTATGTCCGTCAGAGCTAGTGAAG TGTAGGATGCAAATTCAAGGTACTGACTCTTTGGTTCCAAAGTGCAGTGGCTACAGTAGTTCTCTTGATTGCGCACTAAAAACCATAAAAAGTGATGGG GTTACAGGCGCCTTTCGTGGTGGCTCTACAACATTTTTAAGGGAATCTATTGGAAATGCAGTATTTTTTAGTGTGTATGAATATGTCCGTTATTATATGCACTTACAACTAAAATCTGGTTCATCTGACCACAACAATTTGGTTGATATGGGAATTGGAATTCTGAGTGGTGGTCTGGGTGGTGTAGCT TTCTGGTCTACTGTTTTACCTTTGGATGTGGCAAAAACGATTATCCAGACCGCTCCAGATAAAAGCTCTCCGACAAATCCGTTTCAAGTTTTAAATTCG ATATATCGGATGTCTGGACTTAGAGGATGCTACACAGGCCTGGGTCCTACTATACTGAGAGCTTTTCCTGCTAATGCAGCTGCAATCGTTACCTGGGAGATAGCCATGAAGTTTCTCGGAATCAAGAACAACTAA
- the LOC107913949 gene encoding mitochondrial arginine transporter BAC1 isoform X1 codes for MVMEDSRKPSGYKEYVAGLFAGVATVVVGHPFDTVKVKLQKHNTNVQGITYRNGFHCTARILATEGVRGLYIGATPSFVGMAFESSLLFGIYSQTKQSLQGGVQSSRPRPQVIIPSAAFAGAIISFVLCPSELVKCRMQIQGTDSLVPKCSGYSSSLDCALKTIKSDGVTGAFRGGSTTFLRESIGNAVFFSVYEYVRYYMHLQLKSGSSDHNNLVDMGIGILSGGLGGVAFWSTVLPLDVAKTIIQTAPDKSSPTNPFQVLNSIYRMSGLRGCYTGLGPTILRAFPANAAAIVTWEIAMKFLGIKNN; via the exons ATGGTCATGGAAGACAGTCGCAAACCTTCCGGTTACAAAGAGTACGTCGCGGGCTTGTTCGCCGGTGTTGCGACTGTGGTCGTCGGTCACCCCTTCGATACTGTCAAG GTTAAGTTGCAGAAACACAATACTAATGTGCAGGGGATTACATATAGGAATGGCTTCCATTGCACTGCTAGGATACTCGCAACTGAAGGG GTTAGAGGACTTTATATAGGGGCAACGCCATCTTTTGTTGGGATGGCTTTTGAAAGTTCACTTCTTTTTGGCATTTATTCGCAAACAAAACAGTCACTGCAG GGAGGAGTTCAGAGTAGCAGGCCCCGGCCCCAAGTAATAATTCCTTCTGCTGCTTTCGCTGGAGCTATTATCAGTTTTGTTCTATGTCCGTCAGAGCTAGTGAAG TGTAGGATGCAAATTCAAGGTACTGACTCTTTGGTTCCAAAGTGCAGTGGCTACAGTAGTTCTCTTGATTGCGCACTAAAAACCATAAAAAGTGATGGG GTTACAGGCGCCTTTCGTGGTGGCTCTACAACATTTTTAAGGGAATCTATTGGAAATGCAGTATTTTTTAGTGTGTATGAATATGTCCGTTATTATATGCACTTACAACTAAAATCTGGTTCATCTGACCACAACAATTTGGTTGATATGGGAATTGGAATTCTGAGTGGTGGTCTGGGTGGTGTAGCT TTCTGGTCTACTGTTTTACCTTTGGATGTGGCAAAAACGATTATCCAGACCGCTCCAGATAAAAGCTCTCCGACAAATCCGTTTCAAGTTTTAAATTCG ATATATCGGATGTCTGGACTTAGAGGATGCTACACAGGCCTGGGTCCTACTATACTGAGAGCTTTTCCTGCTAATGCAGCTGCAATCGTTACCTGGGAGATAGCCATGAAGTTTCTCGGAATCAAGAACAACTAA
- the LOC107913952 gene encoding auxin-repressed 12.5 kDa protein isoform X2, with protein MVLLDKMWDDVVAGPQPERGLGRLRKITTQPLSIKDEGEKKKYQRSLSLPNSPVSGPTPVTPTTPTARKENVWRSVFHPGSNLATKSIGSDVFDKPQPNSPTVYDWLYSGETRSKHR; from the exons atggttCTGCTAGACAAAATGTGGGACGATGTAGTAGCTGGGCCTCAACCTGAACGTGGTCTCGGCAGGCTTAGGAAGATCACCACCCAGCCTTTGTCCATCAAAG atgaaggagaaaagaaaaagtaccagAGGTCGTTGTCGCTGCCGAATAGTCCAGTGTCAGGTCCGACACCCGTGACACCGACGACTCCGACGGCGCGTAAGGAGAACGTGTGGAGGAGTGTGTTCCATCCGGGTAGCAACCTAGCCACCAAAAGTATAGGTTCTGATGTTTTCGACAAGCCACAACCCAACTCTCCTACCGTCTATGACTG GCTTTACAGTGGGGAGACCAGGAGCAAGCATCGCTGA
- the LOC107913952 gene encoding dormancy-associated protein 1 isoform X1: protein MVLLDKMWDDVVAGPQPERGLGRLRKITTQPLSIKDEGEKKKYQRSLSLPNSPVSGPTPVTPTTPTARKENVWRSVFHPGSNLATKSIGSDVFDKPQPNSPTVYDCNQTEAQRQSMKENLAICLVAAWK from the exons atggttCTGCTAGACAAAATGTGGGACGATGTAGTAGCTGGGCCTCAACCTGAACGTGGTCTCGGCAGGCTTAGGAAGATCACCACCCAGCCTTTGTCCATCAAAG atgaaggagaaaagaaaaagtaccagAGGTCGTTGTCGCTGCCGAATAGTCCAGTGTCAGGTCCGACACCCGTGACACCGACGACTCCGACGGCGCGTAAGGAGAACGTGTGGAGGAGTGTGTTCCATCCGGGTAGCAACCTAGCCACCAAAAGTATAGGTTCTGATGTTTTCGACAAGCCACAACCCAACTCTCCTACCGTCTATGACTG CAACCAAACGGAGGCTCAGAGACAGAGCATGAAGGAAAACTTGGCTATTTGTTTGGTCGCTGCGTGGAAATAA
- the LOC107913951 gene encoding protein FRIGIDA-ESSENTIAL 1, whose translation MNKDHNLLSAQLRNPHPLRFTTSFKILHSAAMPLSTPAAVPGADKDDERRTALTTKPEFNSSDMEIDDDDEEERGEELQVSSKRNDGSNIMESKGHGGHLGSDPLSAPGRSEMRIPSKTLYVGESSASFNLCSLPDEPWATQREDLCKNYNGSKYPISGKWPANEKAIQEYGVNGQDARVIFERKAHEDHHEQHTRSKVNEIMYEATNLISVDGKEIAINDVISILGRYHSGVGVSSHGFEQKSEQMGMQTENNKRSIKSRSSAPQTSTGSLYPGAEFNSENKRPALICDFFARGWCVKGSSCKFIHIKDSGTNPRQQSEEDAAVADEKIAVQLDEGIQNTAEKSRPHSPGSSDRLPSSARNGTASSPLIHSKDKSIGTSLGSQQFQASTDDSEPSKDVRQTSIGQSLPADNYVKPGLLSDRGSSTFRNGFLPKHIPYLSGSVTSLGNTYKENQKYRVSTWLASLPFSSSSSACSVDAQKMLKNDREHHTSHPSSLLQGSSPFSGFEPENFPATDIAKDPLHFTEYRIKISSDDWEPSVPFRPSFFITFGSSSPRRQYDPLCDSIDLSNVGERSLKFSFSSQGPSLLDVAYPPTYDDSTSAGPLVPACNADKIIASCHGRYVENLVNNNYHTSGKDSTTDANDGTSAADMQNGTLVKEEISSVASHVKDISKTSKTDTDRDARHRRDGFRCKKDLKVDRVREKNEIDIEHKADGEALKESKAMRHFHAALVDLIKELLKPTWREGHLSKDAHNRIVKKAVNKVIGTMQPHQIPLTFESVKQYLSASQSKIARLVQGYIEKYGKS comes from the exons ATGAATAAAGATCACAATCTTTTGAGTGCGCAGCTCCGCAACCCCCATCCCCTCCGATTCACGACCTCGTTCAAAATACTGCACTCAGCTGCAATGCCTCTGTCAACCCCCGCCGCTGTTCCAGGCGCTGATAAGGACGATGAAAGACGCACCGCGTTGACCACCAAGCCAGAATTCAACAGCTCCGATATGGAAATCGACGACGATGATGAGGAAGAAAGAGGAGAGGAGTTGCAAGTGTCTTCAAAACGAAACG ATGGTAGTAATATTATGGAGTCCAAGGGGCATGGTGGACACTTGGGATCAGATCCGTTAAGTGCTCCTGGAAGGTCTGAAATGAGAATACCATCTAAAACCCTTTATGTAGGAGAGAGTAGTGCTAGTTTCAACTTATGTAGTCTTCCAGATGAGCCATGGGCAACTCAAAGGGAGGATCTATGCAAAAACTACAACGGTTCAAAGTATCCAATATCTGGAAAATGGCCTGCAAATGAAAAGGCAATCCAAGAATATGGGGTTAATGGACAAGATGCTCGAGTcatttttgaaagaaaggccCATGAAGACCACCATGAACAGCATACTAGAAGCAAGGTCAATGAGATTATGTATGAGGCTACTAATCTAATAAGTGTTGATGGCAAAGAGATAGCTATCAATGATGTTATTTCAATACTGGGCAGATATCACTCAGGTGTCGGAGTTAGTAGTCATGGTTTTGAGCAAAAAAGCGAGCAAATGGGCATGCAAACAGAGAATAATAAACGGAGTATAAAGTCAAG ATCTTCTGCTCCGCAAACTAGTACTGGAAGTCTGTACCCTGGTGCTGAGTTTAATAGCGAGAACAAACGCCCTGCACTTATTTGTGACTTCTTTGCTAGAGGGTGGTGTGTCAAAGGAAGTTCATGTAAATTTATTCACATAAAAGATAGTGGTACTAATCCTAGACAACAATCTGAGGAAGATGCAGCTGTAGCAGATGAGAAAATAGCTGTTCAGCTTGATGAAG GTATTCAAAATACTGCTGAAAAATCAAGGCCACACTCACCTGGTTCTTCTGACAGATTGCCTTCATCAGCTAGAAATGGGACAGCATCATCTCCTTTAATCCATAGTAAGGATAAATCTATTGGCACTTCCCTTGGATCTCAACAGTTTCAAGCATCTACAGATGATTCCGAGCCATCTAAGGATGTAAGACAAACCAGTATAGGTCAGAGTTTACCTGCGGACAATTATGTCAAGCCTGGTCTGCTGAGTGATAGAGGTAGTTCTACCTTCAGGAATGGTTTTCTTCCTAAGCATATACCTTATTTAAGTGGCTCGGTTACATCTCTGGGCAATACATATAAAGAGAACCAAAAATATCGTGTCTCAACATGGCTAGCATCATTACCTTTTAGTTCTTCTTCAAGTGCATGCTCTGTTGATGCTCAAAAGATGTTGAAGAATGACAGAGAACACCATACTTCCCATCCATCTTCTTTGCTGCAAGGCTCTTCCCCCTTCTCTGGTTTTGAACCAGAAAACTTTCCTGCAACTGATATTGCTAAGGATCCATTGCACTTCACCgaatatagaataaaaatttcTTCAGATGATTGGGAACCATCAGTACCCTTTCGACCATCCTTTTTTATCACTTTTGGCTCATCATCCCCTCGACGCCAGTATGATCCTCTTTGTGATAGCATTGATTTGTCCAATGTAGGGGAGAGGTCTCTTAAATTTTCTTTCTCTAGTCAAGGTCCATCCCTCCTGGATGTAGCATATCCACCAACATATGATGATTCTACATCAGCAGGGCCACTGGTCCCTGCATGTAATGCTGATAAAATAATTGCATCTTGCCATGGTAGATATGTTGAAAATTTGGTCAATAACAATTACCACACTTCTGGAAAAGATTCAACAACTGATGCAAATGATGGGACCTCTGCTGCTGACATGCAAAATGGAACACTGGTTAAAGAAGAGATTTCCTCGGTTGCTTCTCATGTCAAAGACATTTCAAAGACAAGCAAAACTGATACTGATCGTGATGCTAGACATCGAAGGGATGGGTTTAGATGCAAAAAGGACTTGAAAGTAGATAGAGTTAGAGAAAAGAATGAAATAGATATTGAGCATAAGGCAGATGGGGAGGCACTCAAAGAGTCTAAAGCAATGAGGCATTTCCATGCTGCTCTTGTAGATTTAATTAAAGAACTTTTGAAACCAACTTGGCGTGAGGGTCATCTCAGTAAAGATGCTCATAATAGAATAGTCAAAAAAGCAGTTAACAAGGTTATTGGCACCATGCAACCTCATCAAATTCCACTTACCTTTGAATCAGTTAAGCAGTATCTTTCAGCATCCCAATCAAAAATAGCAAGGCTTGTTCAG GGATATATCGAGAAATACGGAAAATCTTGA